In Amaranthus tricolor cultivar Red isolate AtriRed21 chromosome 3, ASM2621246v1, whole genome shotgun sequence, a single window of DNA contains:
- the LOC130808520 gene encoding uncharacterized protein LOC130808520 gives MKVTEMRMLSGPPVYRPFNCPASVFRVSLSFSSGELLWPCSPLWQLHIQWSTLRQGNRPVVDYIQEWEKLAVMCDIPEPEEIKIGRFIGGLREDLREKLEVMPNLTLDLAYNSAITYEKYARRRNTYTQPSRPAPYKPSSNNSMDNSLGKVGTSTNISNKSDNSTTPSRPKDRLNAPLKDIGEEPRAMLVARDGEEKVILPTTPADDPDGSYILTSLGTMKRTEPGTEESEESETEDREQIYPEEGRYQLLIRRNFHVTPKGKKSDQRESIFQTKCKIKDRVCDLIIDGGSETNCVSAQLIQDLGLDTQNHPNPYKLRWLDSKAEGFVKKQCLINFSIGSYRDEILCDVLDMSACHILLGRPWQHDRHSKHDGFTNIYTIKHEGKLKDLMPLPPHRINLTPTKQKKVSFIMSKGECHKEIKEGGELLFLFTKEVSESQEPYHPRVLELLEEFSDVFPQELPEGLPPLRGIEHQIDLIPGSQIPNKPIYRTNPQEALELQKQVDEILAKGYVRESISPCVVPTLLVPKKDGTWRMCIDSRSVNNITIKYRFPIPRIDDMLDELTGAHWFSKIDLRSGYHQIRMKEGDEWKTTFKTKYGLYEWLVMPFGLTGAPSTFMRLMNEILRPFLGKFVVVYLDDILIYSKEIEEHFRHLRLVFKVLREQRLYEKLEKCHFLSQEISFLGFIINREGVKADPKKIEAIKGWPTPNSITQVRSFHGLASFYRRFIHNFSSIMAPITECTKKGEFQWTQGAQRAFELIKEAMCRAPVLKLPDFTQPFEVECDASGKGIGAVLTQGGRPVAFFSEKLNQSRLNYSTYDKEFYAMVRALEHWMQYLKIQPVTF, from the exons atgaaagttacagaaatgcgtatgcttaG tggcCCTCCTGTCTATAGGCCTTTCAACTGTCCTGCGTCTGTTTTTCgtgtctctttatctttctcgagtggGGAACTCCTTTGGCCGtgctctcctctatgg CAACTCCACATACAGTGGAGCACACTTAGGCAAGGCAACAGACCTGTAGTAGATTACATACAAGAATGGGAAAAACTTGCTGTTATGTGTGATATTCCTGAACCAGAAGAGATAAAAATAGGGAGATTCATTGGAGGTTTGAGGGAAGATCTAAGAGAAAAGCTGGAGGTCATGCCAAATTTAACCCTGGACCTAGCATACAATAGTGCCATCACATATGAGAAGTATGCAAGAAGGAGGAACACATATACACAACCTTCCAGACCTGCTCCTTACAAACCAAGCAGCAACAACAGTATGGATAATAGCCTTGGAAAGGTAGGTACAAGCACTAACATAAGCAATAAAAGTGATAACTCAACAACACCTAGCAGACCCAAGGACAGGTTAAATGCACCTCTGAAAGATATT GGAGAGGAACCTAGAGCCATGTTAGTAGCTAGGGATGGAGAGGAGAAAGTCATATTGCCTACTACACCTGCTGATGACCCAGATGGATCCTATATACTGACCAGCTTAGGCACAATGAAGAGAACAGAACCAGGGACTGAAGAGAGTGAAGAGTCAGAAACTGAGGACAGGGAGCAAATATATCCTGAAGAGGGGAGATACCAATTGCTAATAAGAAGAAATTTTCATGTTACACCCAAAGGAAAAAAATCAGACCAAAGAGAGAGCATATTTCAAACCAAATGCAAGATAAAGGATAGGGTGTGTGATCTAATAATTGATGGGGGGAGTGAGACTAATTGTGTAAGTGCACAGCTGATTCAGGACTTAGGTTTAGACACACAAAACCACCCTAACCCATATAAACTAAGATGGTTAGATAGCAAAGCTGAAGGTTTTGTTAAGAAACAATGCTTGATTAACTTCTCCATAGGTTCATATCGTGATGAGATTCTATGTGATGTTTTAGATATGAGTGCTTGCCACATACTATTGGGAAGGCCTTGGCAACATGATAGACACTCTAAACACGATGGCTTCACCAATATCTATACCATTAAGCATGAAGGAAAATTAAAAGACCTTATGCCCTTACCACCACATAGGATCAACCTCACACCAACTAAACAAAAGAAGGTGAGTTTCATTATGAGTAAAGGAGAGTGCCACAAAGAGATTAAAGAAGGAGGGGAGCTGTTATTCTTATTTACCAAGGAAGTAAGTGAGAGCCAAGAGCCATATCACCCTAGAGTCCTAGAACTATTAGAAGAGTTTAGTGATGTCTTTCCACAAGAACTACCCGAGGGGCTGCCACCTTTAAGGGGGATAGAGCATCAGATCGACTTAATACCAGGATCACAAATTCCAAACAAGCCAATATATAGGACAAATCCCCAAGAAGCCTTAGAGTTACAAAAACAGGTGGATGAAATTTTGGCCAAAGGGTATGTTAGAGAGAGTATAAGTCCTTGTGTTGTACCCACATTGTTAGTACCCAAGAAGGATGGAACATGGCGTATGTGCATTGACAGTAGAAGTGTGAATAACATAACAATCAAATATAGGTTTCCTATCCCTCGCATAGATGATATGTTAGATGAGCTCACAGGAGCACATTGGTTTAGTAAGATTGACTTGCGAAGTGGGTATCACCAAATACGAATGAAAGAGGGAGACGAATGGAAGACAACATTTAAAACGAAATATGGATTGtatgaatggcttgtcatgccatttggGCTTACTGGTGCCCCAAGTACGTTCATGAGGTTAATGAACGAGATTCTTAGGCCATTCTTAGGGAAATTTGTAGTAGTATACTTAGATGATATTTTGATATATAGCAAGGAAATAGAAGAACACTTCAGGCATTTGAGGTTAGTTTTCAAGGTCCTTAGGGAacaaagattgtatgaaaaactAGAAAAATGCCACTTTCTAAGTCAAGAAATTAGTTTTTTAGGCTTCATTATCAATAGAGAAGGGGTAAAGgcggatccaaaaaaaatagagGCCATCAAAGGTTGGCCAACACCTAATAGCATCACTCAAGTAAGATCTTTTCATGGATTGGCTTCTTTTTACAGAAGGTTTATTCATAATTTTAGCTCCATCATGGCCCCAATAACCGAATGCACAAAAAAGGGAGAATTTCAGTGGACACAAGGAGCACAGAGGGCATTTGAACTAATTAAGGAAGCTATGTGTAGAGCACCCGTCCTTAAGTTACCTGACTTCACACAACCttttgaggttgaatgtgatgcTAGCGGTAAAGGTATTGGAGCTGTCCTTACACAGGGAGGGAGACCTGTTGCTTTCTTTAGTGAGAAATTGAATCAAAGCAGACTAAATTACTCCACGTACGATAAAGAATTCTATGCCATGGTTAGGGCACTTGAACATTGGATGCAGTACTTGAAAATTCAACCTGTTACATTCTGA
- the LOC130809383 gene encoding probable pectate lyase 20: protein MVLLPSSSETSSIANLFLLFLFFFLFAAVSSSPRLEKTEEFQSLKNRTSTTMAEKMEEVEIFNEHAVANPEEVVAMVHMSIHNSTQRRKLGYFSCGTGNPIDDCWRCDPHWHKNRKRLADCGIGFGRNAIGGKNGRYYVVTDPRDDDPVNPKPGTLRHAVIQEEPLWIVFQRDMVIELKEELIMNSFKTIDGRGANIHIANRACITIQFVTNIIIHGIHIHDCKPTGNAMVRSSTTHYGWRTMADGDGISIFGGSHIWIDHNSLSHCADGLIDAVVGSTAITISNNHFAHHNEVMLLGHSDSYVKDKAMQVTIAFNHFGTGLMQRMPRCRHGYFHVVNNDYTHWEMYAIGGSAAPTINSQGNRYAAPRNRFAKEVTKRVETAENKWKGWNWRSEGDLMLNGAFFTQSGVGASGSYAKASSLGAKSSSMVGAITANAGPLSCRRGRKC from the exons ATGGTGCTACTTCCTTCTTCTTCCGAGACTTCCTCCATTGCTAATCTCTTTctacttttcctttttttctttctttttgccgcTGTTTCTTCTTCTCCCAG GTTGGAAAAAACAGAGGAGTTTCAGAGCTTGAAGAATAGAACAAGCACAACAATGGCGGAAAA GATGGAAGAGGTTGAGATATTTAATGAACATGCAGTGGCAAACCCCGAAGAGGTTGTTGCTATGGTACACAT GAGTATTCACAACAGCACTCAAAGGAGGAAGTTGGGTTATTTCTCATGTGGAACAGGAAACCCAATCGATGACTGCTGGCGTTGTGACCCCCACTGGCACAAAAACCGTAAGCGCCTAGCTGACTGTGGTATTGGCTTCGGAAGAAATGCCATTGGTGGGAAAAATGGTCGCTACTACGTAGTCACAGACCCTCGTGATGATGACCCAGTCAACCCAAAGCCAGGGACTCTTCGTCATGCAGTCATCCAAGAAGAGCCTCTCTGGATTGTTTTCCAGCGCGATATGGTGATTGAATTGAAAGAGGAGCTTATAATGAACAGCTTCAAGACAATCGATGGTCGTGGGGCCAATATCCACATTGCTAACAGAGCTTGCATTACAATTCAGTTTGTGACCAACATCATCATACATGGTATTCATATCCATGATTGCAAACCTACTGGTAATGCTATGGTCAGGAGTTCCACTACTCATTATGGATGGAGAACTATGGCTGATGGTGATGGAATCTCGATCTTTGGCGGCAGTCATATTTGGATAGATCACAACTCACTTTCACACTGTGCTGATGGTCTTATTGATGCTGTGGTGGGTTCAACTGCCATCACTATTTCCAACAATCACTTTGCTCATCATAATGAG GTGATGTTGTTGGGTCATAGTGATTCTTATGTGAAAGACAAGGCAATGCAAGTTACAATTGCATTCAATCACTTTGGGACAGGCCTTATGCAACGAATGCCAAG GTGCCGTCATGGTTACTTCCATGTGGTGAACAATGACTACACACATTGGGAAATGTATGCCATCGGAGGAAGTGCTGCCCCTACCATCAACAGCCAGGGTAACAGATATGCTGCCCCAAGAAACCGTTTTGCAAAGGAG GTCACAAAAAGGGTAGAAACAGCTGAGAATAAGTGGAAGGGTTGGAATTGGAGGTCCGAGGGAGATCTGATGCTCAACGGTGCATTCTTCACTCAGTCAGGAGTGGGGGCTTCAGGTAGCTATGCAAAAGCCTCAAGCTTAGGAGCTAAGTCATCTTCCATGGTAGGAGCCATCACTGCTAATGCAGGTCCTCTGTCTTGTCGTAGGGGTCGCAAGTGCTAG
- the LOC130809384 gene encoding MADS-box protein CMB1-like isoform X2: MGRGRVELKRIENKINRQVTFAKRRNGLLKKAYELSVLCDAEVALIIFSNRGKLYEFCSSSSMAKTLERYQRCSYGSLEASQSSKGNENSYEEYLTLKANVDILQRNQRNLLGEDLTELNTKELEQLEHQLDKSLRQIRSIKTQNLLDQLADLRKTEEMLLESNTALKKKLEETCEKLRQNWNVEEQNHPAPHPHPHPPFIRQLDEVFFEPLQCNNNSLQLGYNNTAIQNHMNNASTSTHNQENGNFAPGWMFDSR; this comes from the exons atgggtAGAGGAAGAGTTGAACtgaaaagaattgaaaataaaataaatagacaAGTTACTTTTGCTAAGAGAAGAAATGGTTTGCTTAAGAAGGCTTATGAACTTTCTGTACTTTGTGATGCCGAAGTTGCCCTTATTATCTTCTCTAATCGCGGCAAACTCTATGAATTCTGCAGCAGCTCTAG TATGGCAAAGACATTGGAGAGGTACCAGAGATGCAGTTATGGCTCATTAGAAGCAAGTCAATCTTCTAAGGGAAATGag AACAGTTACGAAGAATACCTGACGTTGAAGGCCAACGTTGATATTCTTCAGCGTAACCAAAG GAATCTATTGGGTGAGGACTTGACAGAATTGAACACCAAGGAGCTGGAGCAGCTTGAGCATCAATTGGACAAATCCTTGAGGCAAATCAGATCCATTAAG ACCCAAAATTTGCTGGACCAACTTGCAGATCTTCGAAAAACT GAGGAGATGTTGCTAGAATCCAATACAGCCTTGAAGAAAAAG TTAGAAGAAACTTGTGAAAAACTTAGGCAAAATTGGAATGTAGAGGAACAAAATCATCCTGCTCCTCATCCTCATCCTCATCCTCCTTTCATTCGACAATTAGATGAAGTTTTCTTCGAGCCATTGCAATGCAACAATAACTCATTACAACTTGG TTACAATAATACAGCTATACAGAACCATATGAACAATGCATCGACTTCAACTCATAATCAAGAAAATGGCAATTTTGCACCAGGATGGATGTTTGATTCCAGATGA
- the LOC130809384 gene encoding MADS-box protein CMB1-like isoform X1 codes for MGRGRVELKRIENKINRQVTFAKRRNGLLKKAYELSVLCDAEVALIIFSNRGKLYEFCSSSSMAKTLERYQRCSYGSLEASQSSKGNEQNSYEEYLTLKANVDILQRNQRNLLGEDLTELNTKELEQLEHQLDKSLRQIRSIKTQNLLDQLADLRKTEEMLLESNTALKKKLEETCEKLRQNWNVEEQNHPAPHPHPHPPFIRQLDEVFFEPLQCNNNSLQLGYNNTAIQNHMNNASTSTHNQENGNFAPGWMFDSR; via the exons atgggtAGAGGAAGAGTTGAACtgaaaagaattgaaaataaaataaatagacaAGTTACTTTTGCTAAGAGAAGAAATGGTTTGCTTAAGAAGGCTTATGAACTTTCTGTACTTTGTGATGCCGAAGTTGCCCTTATTATCTTCTCTAATCGCGGCAAACTCTATGAATTCTGCAGCAGCTCTAG TATGGCAAAGACATTGGAGAGGTACCAGAGATGCAGTTATGGCTCATTAGAAGCAAGTCAATCTTCTAAGGGAAATGag CAGAACAGTTACGAAGAATACCTGACGTTGAAGGCCAACGTTGATATTCTTCAGCGTAACCAAAG GAATCTATTGGGTGAGGACTTGACAGAATTGAACACCAAGGAGCTGGAGCAGCTTGAGCATCAATTGGACAAATCCTTGAGGCAAATCAGATCCATTAAG ACCCAAAATTTGCTGGACCAACTTGCAGATCTTCGAAAAACT GAGGAGATGTTGCTAGAATCCAATACAGCCTTGAAGAAAAAG TTAGAAGAAACTTGTGAAAAACTTAGGCAAAATTGGAATGTAGAGGAACAAAATCATCCTGCTCCTCATCCTCATCCTCATCCTCCTTTCATTCGACAATTAGATGAAGTTTTCTTCGAGCCATTGCAATGCAACAATAACTCATTACAACTTGG TTACAATAATACAGCTATACAGAACCATATGAACAATGCATCGACTTCAACTCATAATCAAGAAAATGGCAATTTTGCACCAGGATGGATGTTTGATTCCAGATGA